Part of the Pseudomonas sp. ADAK13 genome is shown below.
TAAAGAACGATCTAATCAAAGACTAGAAATCAACATTCACCATCGCATTGATGGAATGCTCATTTCTAAGCTTTCATGACAGAAGCAGTTAGTGGTGGAGCCAAACGGGATCGAACCGTTGACCTCCTGCGTGCAAGGCAGGCGCTCTCCCAGCTGAGCTATGGCCCCGTATTTCTACAGGCGTTTCCCACACAAAATTGGTGGGTCTGGGCAGATTCGAACTGCCGACCTCACCCTTATCAGGGGTGCGCTCTAACCAACTGAGCTACAGACCCAATTTCGGGCTGCTTCTTTATCGTCTTCTTCAATGAATCAAGCAATTCGTGTGGGAACTTATGGAGCAGCTGATGTCGTCGATTAAGGAGGTGATCCAGCCGCAGGTTCCCTACGGCTACCTTGTTACGACTTCACCCCAGTCATGAATCACACCGTGGTAACCGTCCTCCCGAAGGTTAGACTAGCTACTTCTGGTGCAACCCACTCCCATGGTGTGACGGGCGGTGTGTACAAGGCCCGGGAACGTATTCACCGCGACATTCTGATTCGCGATTACTAGCGATTCCGACTTCACGCAGTCGAGTTGCAGACTGCGATCCGGACTACGATCGGTTTTCTGGGATTAGCTCCACCTCGCGGCTTGGCAACCCTCTGTACCGACCATTGTAGCACGTGTGTAGCCCAGGCCGTAAGGGCCATGATGACTTGACGTCATCCCCACCTTCCTCCGGTTTGTCACCGGCAGTCTCCTTAGAGTGCCCACCATTACGTGCTGGTAACTAAGGACAAGGGTTGCGCTCGTTACGGGACTTAACCCAACATCTCACGACACGAGCTGACGACAGCCATGCAGCACCTGTCTCAATGTTCCCGAAGGCACCAATCTATCTCTAGAAAGTTCATTGGATGTCAAGGCCTGGTAAGGTTCTTCGCGTTGCTTCGAATTAAACCACATGCTCCACCGCTTGTGCGGGCCCCCGTCAATTCATTTGAGTTTTAACCTTGCGGCCGTACTCCCCAGGCGGTCAACTTAATGCGTTAGCTGCGCCACTAAGAGCTCAAGGCTCCCAACGGCTAGTTGACATCGTTTACGGCGTGGACTACCAGGGTATCTAATCCTGTTTGCTCCCCACGCTTTCGCACCTCAGTGTCAGTATCAGTCCAGGTGGTCGCCTTCGCCACTGGTGTTCCTTCCTATATCTACGCATTTCACCGCTACACAGGAAATTCCACCACCCTCTACCATACTCTAGCTCGTCAGTTTTGAATGCAGTTCCCAGGTTGAGCCCGGGGATTTCACATCCAACTTAACGAACCACCTACGCGCGCTTTACGCCCAGTAATTCCGATTAACGCTTGCACCCTCTGTATTACCGCGGCTGCTGGCACAGAGTTAGCCGGTGCTTATTCTGTCGGTAACGTCAAAACAGCAAAGTATTAATTTACTGCCCTTCCTCCCAACTTAAAGTGCTTTACAATCCGAAGACCTTCTTCACACACGCGGCATGGCTGGATCAGGCTTTCGCCCATTGTCCAATATTCCCCACTGCTGCCTCCCGTAGGAGTCTGGACCGTGTCTCAGTTCCAGTGTGACTGATCATCCTCTCAGACCAGTTACGGATCGTCGCCTTGGTGAGCCATTACCCCACCAACTAGCTAATCCGACCTAGGCTCATCTGATAGCGCAAGGCCCGAAGGTCCCCTGCTTTCTCCCGTAGGACGTATGCGGTATTAGCGTCCGTTTCCGGACGTTATCCCCCACTACCAGGCAGATTCCTAGGCATTACTCACCCGTCCGCCGCTCTCAAGAGAAGCAAGCTTCTCTCTACCGCTCGACTTGCATGTGTTAGGCCTGCCGCCAGCGTTCAATCTGAGCCATGATCAAACTCTTCAGTTCAAACATCTTTGGGTTTTTAAGAAACCCTAAACTTGGCTCAGCAATCGTTGGTTACATCTTTGATTTCTCGCGGAGTAACTTGTGATGCTGATAATCTTGCTGACTATCAGTCTGACTCCACAAGCACCCACACGAATTGCTTGATTCAGTTGTTAAAGAGCGGTTGGTTAAGATCTTTCGTCTCAACCGAGGCGCGCATTCTACAGCAGCCTCATTTGCTGTCAAGTGATTATTTTCAGAAGTTTTCAAAGTTTCCTTTGTAACTTCAACCACTTGCGCTTCCGATCTCTCGTTAGCGGGAGGCGAATTCTACAGCGTTACACGCTGCTGTCAACACCTCTTTTTCTCCGCTTTCGACCGAGAAGATCGAACCGTTAACAGAGCCAAACTACACCGCTCTATCAACTCCTTCCAGGCTTCGATGATCTGAAGTAGCTCGCTGTCGAAACCTACATAACTCTTTGTTTACCAAGGAGTTTTCCGTTTCGACTGCGCCGGAAGTGGGGCGAATTATAGACTTCCAGAATCTGCCGTCAACACCTTTTTTCACAATACTGTCATATCGGTCAAAAAAGCCCGGAAAAGCAAAGGCCGGCCCCAAGGGGCCGGCCTTCTATTGCGCTAACTTACAAGCTGGGAAAGGCAAACTGCGACGCTTCATGGCTGGCCCGTTGCGGCCAACGCTGGGTAATCGCCTTGCGACGGGTGTAGAAACGCACCCCATCCGGCCCATAAGCGTGCAAGTCGCCAAACAGCGAACGCTTCCAGCCACCAAAGCTGTGATACGCCACCGGCACCGGCAGCGGCACGTTGACACCCACCATGCCCACTTCAATCTCGTCACAGAACAACCGCGCCGCTTCACCGTCACGGGTGAAGATGCAAGTACCGTTGCCGTATTCGTGATCATTGATCAGTTGCATGGCGGCTTCCAGGCTGTTCACCCGCACCACACATAGCACCGGCCCAAAGATCTCTTCTTTATAGATGCGCATCTCCGGCGTCACACGATCGAACAGACTGCCCCCCAGGAAGAAACCTTCTTCGTGACCGGCAATACTCAGGCCACGACCGTCGACCACCAGCTCAGCGCCCGAAGCCACACCCTCTTCTATATAGCCACTGACTTTATCCCGCGCCTGCCCAGTCACCAGCGGCCCCATGTCCAACCCGCAGGAAGTGCCCGCACCAATCTTCAGCGCCTTGACCTGCGGCACCAGCTTGGCGATCAACGCATCCGCCACCTGGTCGCCGACACACACGGCAACAGAGATCGCCATGCAACGCTCACCACACGAACCATACGCCGCGCCCATCAAGGCACTGACCGCGTTGTCCAGATCCGCATCCGGCATCAGCACCGCATGGTTCTTCGCCCCGCCCAGCGCCTGTACGCGCTTGCCGCGTTTGGTGGCTTCGGAATAGATGTACTCGGCAATCGGCGTCGAGCCCACGAAGCTCAACGCTTTGACTTCCGGCGCTTCGATCAGTGCATCCACGGCGCCTTTGTCGCCGTGCACCACGCTCAGCACGCCTTTAGGCAAGCCAGCTTCCTGCAACAGTTGTGCAATCAGCAATGTCGAGCTTGGATCACGCTCCGACGGCTTGAGGATGAAGCAGTTGCCGCAGACGATCGCCAGCGGGTACATCCACAACGGCACCATGGCCGGGAAGTTGAACGGCGTAATGCCGGCCACCACACCCAGCGGCTGGAAATCAGACCAGGCGTCGATGTTCGGGCCGACGTTACGGCTGTACTCGCCCTTGAGGATTTCCGGTGCCGAGCACGCGTACTCCACGTTCTCGATCCCGCGCTTCAACTCACCGGCCGCATCTTCCAGCGTCTTGCCGTGCTCTTCGCTGATCAGCTGGGAGATGCGCGCTTCGTTCTGTTCCAGCAATTGCTTGAAACGAAACATCACCTGGGCACGCTTGGCCGGCGGCGTGTTGCGCCACGCCGGGAAGGCTGCCTTGGCCGAGTCGATGGCAGTTTGAATGGTTTCACGGCTGGCCAACGGCACCTGGTGAATCACCTGGCCAGTCGACGGGTTGTACACGTCAGCCGTGCGACCGTTCTCGGTCACCAGTTGGCCGTTGATCAAATGCTGGATGAGGCTCATGCAGGGCTCCTGAAAAGTTGTTCTATATAGAAGGAGAAATCAGTCGATCTTGTTCAGCACTTCGCCGACCGCATCGAACAAGCGATCCAGGTCCTGCGGCTTGCTATTGAAGGTTGGCCCGAATTGCA
Proteins encoded:
- a CDS encoding CoA-acylating methylmalonate-semialdehyde dehydrogenase, yielding MSLIQHLINGQLVTENGRTADVYNPSTGQVIHQVPLASRETIQTAIDSAKAAFPAWRNTPPAKRAQVMFRFKQLLEQNEARISQLISEEHGKTLEDAAGELKRGIENVEYACSAPEILKGEYSRNVGPNIDAWSDFQPLGVVAGITPFNFPAMVPLWMYPLAIVCGNCFILKPSERDPSSTLLIAQLLQEAGLPKGVLSVVHGDKGAVDALIEAPEVKALSFVGSTPIAEYIYSEATKRGKRVQALGGAKNHAVLMPDADLDNAVSALMGAAYGSCGERCMAISVAVCVGDQVADALIAKLVPQVKALKIGAGTSCGLDMGPLVTGQARDKVSGYIEEGVASGAELVVDGRGLSIAGHEEGFFLGGSLFDRVTPEMRIYKEEIFGPVLCVVRVNSLEAAMQLINDHEYGNGTCIFTRDGEAARLFCDEIEVGMVGVNVPLPVPVAYHSFGGWKRSLFGDLHAYGPDGVRFYTRRKAITQRWPQRASHEASQFAFPSL